The sequence CCGGGACGAATGGCAATGCTCCCAAAAAGAGAAGTTCCTTGATGCTTAATGCTCTGTGGCATGAGAAAAGAAACCATCGTTTGAGCCAGATAAGCCCCGGAATGTAAATGAGAATGAAGTTGGCAACCGCTACTATAAGCAGGATTTTCACGAAACTCCTCGACTTTCCAGACATTCTTGTGAGGTATCCAACGAACGCAGCCGCGAAAATAAAACCGACAATGTAACCAGCCGTGGGTCCGAAAAGAACCTCAGGTCCGCCCTTTAAACCCGCAAACCAGGGCACACCAGCAAACCCGAGAAGAGCATAAATAAGCATGCTCACAGCACCCCATGACCCGCCAAGAATCACACCTGAGATAACAACTCCCAAGCCAGAGCCAACAATGGGTACCGGAGTCCATGGAAGGTAAACACGAATTTGAGCCAACAATCCCACTATCGATGCCATTACGAAAGAAACTAAAAACTTCTTCGCCACCGGAAGACTATCGCTCCAAGCATAGAATGTTCGTTTTGCATTCTCAAATCTTTCGATTATTGTCACCATTTTGTCCTCCACATTTGAAACCTCAATTTGCTACCGTCACAATAATCCATCAATAAGCATTGGCAACACTTGCCTAAGTTTTCTCTTTTCGTTGCCCAGAATAAATCGCCCGCCGTGTCCAGGGTAAACTATGAGTTCATCGTCCAAATTAAGCAAAAGTTTTATCGACTTCGCAAGCTTTTCTGAATCCCCTGATGGAACATCGGTTCTTCCCACTTCGCCACCCGCAAATATGGTATCACCACTTATCAGGAATCCATCTCCAAGAAGTCCGATGCTTCCCGGCGTGTGCCCCGGAAGATGAATGACTTTCAGGGGAAATCCGAGTTCACGAAGGTCAGCGGGTATTTCCTTTGCCCTAAGCGACAGCTCAATACCAAATGTAACGCAAAGATTTTTGTCCGGCGAGGATAGAATAGCATGTTCATCGTGATGAGCAAAAACAGGTATGCTAAACTTTTCCACTATCTCTGGCACCGCCGCGATGTGGTCGCAATGTCCGTGTGTAAGAATTATCGCCCTTGGATTGGCTCCAAGTTCATCTATTCTGGTAACTATTCTCTCGCCCTCATCACCGGGGTCAATTATTAGCGCGTCCTTGCTGCTGTTCTGCAGTATATAGCAGTTCGTCTCGAGTGGTCCAACCACAATTCGCGTAATCGTGATGTTCTCTACACTCGAACGAGTAATCTCTTTTTTCTTGATTTTTCCCTCTTTGTTCATATGTATTATTCTGCAAAATGCCCCTGTAGCTCAGCTGGATAGAGCATCGGACTTCTAATCCGAGGGTCGCAGGTTCGAATCCTGCCGGGGGCGATTATTATGTTTCATTTCTATTCCTTTTAAGAGCTTCAATCACCACCTCTGGTAAAAGTGAGAGATGATTTTGTACCCATTCGCTTCGGTGAACGAACCAGCAATCCGTGCAGTCCCAGTAACCGTAATCGTTCCTTTTCCCAAGCCTTGAGTGCAACCTGCAGCCGCCGAACATTTTGGCATCGTCGTCCCAAAGCTCAAATTCAAAGTATGGGCACGCACAAAACAGGCAGTTAAAATCCGCTGCTGAAGGTTTCCTGTGGCAAATGGTATTTTGTGGAAAAAGCGGACAAAACTCGGGATAACGCCTCGAAAGATTTTCGTACTTGAAAAATTCAGTTATGTTTTCAAGCGTCAGCTTTTCTGCCTTCACAATTTCAGCAACCTTGCGCCAGAACTCCTCATGCCATTCCTGCAATGGATTACGAGACATCGTCCTCCTCTTTGCGCTTTGGCACAACAGTTGCGGTAAATTCTCCCTCACAAACCACCGTGCCGTCAACAGTAGCAGTACCCTTGAATTTGCAAATCTTGCGCTTAAAGTATATCATCTCAGCTCTAAGCACGAGTTGATCCCCGGGAGCGACCGGCTTCTTGAACCTTACTTTGTCAACTCCTACGAAGTATGTAACCATCTCATCAGGATTCGGAACGGAACGCATCAAAAGAAAACCACCAGTCTGTGCCATAGCCTCAATAAGGAGAACTCCAGGCATTACCGGGTGTTCCGGAAAGTGCCCCTGAAAAAAAGGCTCATTGAAAGTAACATTCTTTATCGCCACTGCGAATTTCCCTGGCTCGAAATCGATTACCCTGTCAACAAGAAGAAACGGATAGCGGTGCGGCAAAATCTTCTGGATTGCTGTTATATCAAGCAAGGCGATTTTGCTCCTTCCGAATTGAGCAGCAATACGCTTTTTATCGAGGTATTTTTTCAGCATCCTGACAAGTGCGACATTAGCTGCATGCCCGGAGCGTGCTCCTATTATGTGACCCCGTATATACGCCCCAAGAAGCGCCAGGTCGCCAAGCAAATCCAAAACTTTGTGTCTCACTGGCTCGTTTTTGAACCTGAGCTTTATGTCGTTAAGTATGCCAGTTTTTCCAGCGAATATTTTGTCGTCCTCATTAATGTCGAAATTGCTCCTCAGAAATTCTATATCGGCATCCGTGAGCTCCTTATCTATAATAACGATTGCATTGTCAAGCTTGCCGCCTTTTATCAACCCTTGCCGGCGAAGC is a genomic window of bacterium containing:
- a CDS encoding biotin transporter BioY, encoding MVTIIERFENAKRTFYAWSDSLPVAKKFLVSFVMASIVGLLAQIRVYLPWTPVPIVGSGLGVVISGVILGGSWGAVSMLIYALLGFAGVPWFAGLKGGPEVLFGPTAGYIVGFIFAAAFVGYLTRMSGKSRSFVKILLIVAVANFILIYIPGLIWLKRWFLFSCHRALSIKELLFLGALPFVP
- a CDS encoding MBL fold metallo-hydrolase yields the protein MNKEGKIKKKEITRSSVENITITRIVVGPLETNCYILQNSSKDALIIDPGDEGERIVTRIDELGANPRAIILTHGHCDHIAAVPEIVEKFSIPVFAHHDEHAILSSPDKNLCVTFGIELSLRAKEIPADLRELGFPLKVIHLPGHTPGSIGLLGDGFLISGDTIFAGGEVGRTDVPSGDSEKLAKSIKLLLNLDDELIVYPGHGGRFILGNEKRKLRQVLPMLIDGLL
- a CDS encoding bifunctional UDP-3-O-[3-hydroxymyristoyl] N-acetylglucosamine deacetylase/3-hydroxyacyl-ACP dehydratase, coding for MKRQRTLAREITLEGIGLHSGELCRVTFKPAPAGTWYKFIRTDIAPEVEIPAIVDYAVDELVRGTILERDGVRVSTVEHLLAALYGMEVDNCIIELEGPEPPVLDGSSKPFADAIMEAGVVEQNQERYELRIDEVIQFSDPERKTDIHIIPFDGFRITLMIDYANPALGTQYTTLESLEKEFYEEFAPARTFCFLSEVVQLRRQGLIKGGKLDNAIVIIDKELTDADIEFLRSNFDINEDDKIFAGKTGILNDIKLRFKNEPVRHKVLDLLGDLALLGAYIRGHIIGARSGHAANVALVRMLKKYLDKKRIAAQFGRSKIALLDITAIQKILPHRYPFLLVDRVIDFEPGKFAVAIKNVTFNEPFFQGHFPEHPVMPGVLLIEAMAQTGGFLLMRSVPNPDEMVTYFVGVDKVRFKKPVAPGDQLVLRAEMIYFKRKICKFKGTATVDGTVVCEGEFTATVVPKRKEEDDVS